One part of the Arabidopsis thaliana chromosome 1 sequence genome encodes these proteins:
- the MED32 gene encoding mediator of RNA polymerase II transcription subunit-like protein (MED32; Has 41 Blast hits to 40 proteins in 14 species: Archae - 0; Bacteria - 0; Metazoa - 0; Fungi - 0; Plants - 41; Viruses - 0; Other Eukaryotes - 0 (source: NCBI BLink).) — translation MDNIVDSLNKAYEKFVLASAGVLESKESAGGQKALLTDTALENFKEKWELFRVACDQAEEFVESVKQRIGSECLVDEATGLTTTAAGGQAPAAVTGAATSLPPISAVRLEQMSRAVRWLVLELQRGSGVAPGSVHSSSTGFDSRFSEDSTQ, via the coding sequence ATGGATAACATTGTGGACTCATTGAACAAAGCTTATGAGAAGTTTGTTCTTGCTTCAGCTGGTGTTCTTGAGTCTAAAGAGAGTGCAGGTGGACAAAAAGCTTTGCTCACTGATACTGCGTTGGAGAATTTCAAGGAGAAATGGGAACTGTTCCGTGTGGCTTGTGATCAAGCAGAGGAGTTTGTGGAGTCAGTTAAGCAGAGAATTGGATCTGAGTGTTTAGTTGATGAGGCTACTGGTTTAACTACTACTGCAGCAGGTGGCCAAGCACCAGCAGCGGTGACTGGTGCTGCGACTAGTCTCCCTCCCATTAGTGCAGTAAGGCTTGAACAGATGAGTAGAGCGGTTCGATGGCTTGTTCTTGAGCTGCAACGTGGCTCTGGTGTAGCTCCTGGTTCTGTTCATTCATCCTCTACCGGGTTTGATTCTAGATTCTCTGAAGACTCGACTCAATAG
- a CDS encoding Plant self-incompatibility protein S1 family (Plant self-incompatibility protein S1 family; FUNCTIONS IN: molecular_function unknown; INVOLVED IN: biological_process unknown; LOCATED IN: endomembrane system; CONTAINS InterPro DOMAIN/s: Plant self-incompatibility S1 (InterPro:IPR010264); BEST Arabidopsis thaliana protein match is: Plant self-incompatibility protein S1 family (TAIR:AT3G26880.1); Has 176 Blast hits to 174 proteins in 10 species: Archae - 0; Bacteria - 0; Metazoa - 7; Fungi - 0; Plants - 169; Viruses - 0; Other Eukaryotes - 0 (source: NCBI BLink).) yields MKNTSIFLVVFALCMISNAYGHSNPFKGKKTSLLFRNSLSHNKWLKVRCKSGDNDVRERYMKPGEDWGFSFHDDVMGETLFWCTMYKGADYKVQKKFDAYVQDKRMPHGGSYNYVAQEDGIYHSTLIHRMRKMYDWN; encoded by the coding sequence atgaaaaatacttCAATCTTTCTAGTTGTCTTTGCCCTATGCATGATTAGCAATGCATATGGCCATTCGAATCcatttaaaggaaaaaagacGTCGTTGTTATTCAGGAACAGTCTTTCTCACAACAAATGGCTCAAGGTACGTTGTAAATCTGGGGACAATGATGTTCGTGAAAGATATATGAAACCTGGAGAAGATTGGGGTTTTAGTTTCCACGATGACGTTATGGGAGAAACACTTTTCTGGTGTACAATGTATAAAGGAGCTGATTACAAGGTACAAAAGAAGTTTGACGCATATGTTCAAGACAAGAGAATGCCTCATGGTGGCTCGTATAATTATGTTGCTCAAGAAGATGGGATCTATCACAGTACTTTGATACACCGTATGCGGAAGATGTATGATTGGAATTAG
- a CDS encoding FAD-binding Berberine family protein (FAD-binding Berberine family protein; FUNCTIONS IN: electron carrier activity, oxidoreductase activity, FAD binding, catalytic activity; LOCATED IN: endomembrane system; EXPRESSED IN: 9 plant structures; EXPRESSED DURING: L mature pollen stage, M germinated pollen stage, 4 anthesis, C globular stage, petal differentiation and expansion stage; CONTAINS InterPro DOMAIN/s: FAD-binding, type 2 (InterPro:IPR016166), Berberine/berberine-like (InterPro:IPR012951), FAD linked oxidase, N-terminal (InterPro:IPR006094); BEST Arabidopsis thaliana protein match is: FAD-binding Berberine family protein (TAIR:AT1G01980.1); Has 30201 Blast hits to 17322 proteins in 780 species: Archae - 12; Bacteria - 1396; Metazoa - 17338; Fungi - 3422; Plants - 5037; Viruses - 0; Other Eukaryotes - 2996 (source: NCBI BLink).): MKIFCLILFLISSFISTSLAVEPPPETIYQNFLQCFTNQTKAPPNSLADVVLPKTAAAFTPVLRAYIRNARFNTTATPKPAIVIAARSESHVQAAVICTKSLNIQLKTRSGGHDYEGVSYISHVPFFVLDMSNLRNITVDPATESAWVGAGATLGEVYYRIWEKTKSHGFPAGVCPTVGAGGHISGGGYGNMIRKYGLSVDYVTDAKIVDVNGQVLDRKGMGEDMFWAINGGGGASFGVILAFKIKLVPVPPTVTVFRVEKNLVENATEMVHKWQFVAPKTDPGLFMRLLLQPVTRNKMQTVRASVVALFLGDQNTVMSMLTKEFPELGLKKENCTEMTWIQSVMWWANNDNATQIKPEILLDRNPDMATFGKRKSDFVEKEITKDGLDFLFKKMIEVGKIGLVFNPYGGIMSTVATTKTPFPHRKKLYKIQHSMNWKDPGTEAETSFLQKAKSFYSYMAPFVTKNPRHTYINYRDLDIGVNTPGPNSYRVAEVFGRMYFGENFDRLVKVKTAVDPQNFFRDEQSIPTLPGKPARR; the protein is encoded by the coding sequence atgaagatcttttgtttaattctCTTCTTAATCTCCTCCTTCATCTCTACTTCTCTTGCCGTCGAACCTCCGCCtgaaacaatctaccaaaacTTTCTCCAATGTTtcacaaaccaaacaaaagctCCTCCTAACTCATTAGCCGACGTCGTTTTACCAAAAACCGCTGCCGCTTTCACCCCCGTCTTACGCGCTTACATCCGTAACGCGCGTTTCAACACCACAGCGACTCCGAAACCCGCGATCGTAATCGCGGCGCGTTCCGAGAGTCACGTCCAAGCTGCCGTCATCTGCACGAAATCGCTAAACATCCAACTGAAAACTCGAAGCGGTGGTCATGACTACGAAGGTGTTTCCTACATCTCTCACGTTCCTTTCTTCGTCCTCGACATGTCAAATCTCCGTAACATCACCGTCGACCCCGCCACAGAGTCTGCATGGGTCGGTGCCGGTGCAACACTCGGTGAAGTTTACTACAGGATTTGGGAAAAAACCAAAAGTCATGGATTCCCCGCCGGAGTTTGTCCCACGGTTGGAGCCGGAGGTCACATTAGCGGTGGTGGCTACGGAAACATGATCCGAAAATACGGACTCTCCGTTGATTACGTCACCGACGCCAAAATCGTTGATGTTAATGGACAGGTTCTTGATCGGAAAGGAATGGGAGAAGACATGTTTTGGGCCATTAACGGTGGAGGCGGTGCTAGCTTCGGTGTTATCCTAGCTTTCAAGATCAAACTCGTCCCTGTTCCACCGACCGTAACCGTTTTCAGAGTAGAGAAAAACTTAGTCGAAAATGCTACTGAAATGGTTCATAAATGGCAATTTGTTGCACCCAAGACCGATCCAGGTCTATTCATGAGGCTATTGTTGCAGCCGGTGACTAGGAATAAAATGCAAACGGTTCGAGCATCGGTTGTGGCTCTCTTCTTGGGGGACCAAAACACTGTTATGTCTATGCTAACCAAAGAATTCCCGGAGCTTGGTTTGAAGAAGGAGAACTGCACGGAGATGACTTGGATACAGTCGGTGATGTGGTGGGCAAACAACGATAACGCTACGCAGATTAAACCGGAGATTCTACTGGACCGAAACCCTGATATGGCGACTTTCGGGAAAAGGAAATCTGATTTCGTTGAGAAAGAGATCACTAAAGATGGTTTAGATTTCTTGTTCAAGAAAATGATTGAAGTTGGGAAGATAGGGTTAGTGTTTAATCCTTACGGAGGGATAATGAGTACGGTGGCTACAACGAAGACACCATTCCCACATAGGAAGAAGCTTTACAAAATCCAGCATTCGATGAACTGGAAAGATCCGGGAACCGAAGCGGAAACCAGTTTCTTGCAGAAGGCGAAAAGCTTTTATAGCTACATGGCTCCTTTTGTGACCAAGAACCCTAGACACACTTATATCAATTACAGGGATCTGGATATTGGAGTTAATACCCCTGGCCCAAACAGTTACAGAGTAGCAGAGGTTTTCGGGAGGATGTATTTCGGTGAAAATTTTGATCGGTTGGTGAAAGTGAAAACTGCTGTGGATCCGCAAAATTTCTTCAGAGACGAACAGAGTATACCTACCTTGCCTGGCAAGCCAGCTAGGCGTTAG
- a CDS encoding oxidoreductase, 2OG-Fe(II) oxygenase family protein (oxidoreductase, 2OG-Fe(II) oxygenase family protein; BEST Arabidopsis thaliana protein match is: 2-oxoglutarate-dependent dioxygenase family protein (TAIR:AT5G01780.2); Has 1304 Blast hits to 1304 proteins in 617 species: Archae - 0; Bacteria - 928; Metazoa - 100; Fungi - 94; Plants - 80; Viruses - 0; Other Eukaryotes - 102 (source: NCBI BLink).): protein MYESANVSDDADRTAFRRAEKKYKLYYEQDSKFSRKKKLPKPIDLSELLDFNLISQNFNNDGVLPDGIRVSKVDSSPVFCIDNRPGFYFIPDALSLKEQCKWIKESLTSFPQPPNRTNHNAIYGPIDDLFDSAKENKVLVQDDLTNNKWKFYEEVDIEKATRSSCKSVSASVLLRKLRWSTLGLQFDWSKRNYDVSLPHNNIPDALCQLAKTHAAIAMPDGEEFRPEGAIVNYFGIGDTLGGHLDDMEADWSKPIVSMSLGCKAIFLLGGKSKDDPPHAMYLRSGDVVLMAGEARECFHGIPRIFTGEENADIGALESELSHESGHFFAEYIKTSRININIRQVF from the exons atgtacGAATCGGCGAACGTCTCCGACGACGCAGATCGTACGGCTTTCCGGCGAGCagagaaaaaatacaaactttaCTATGAACAGGATTCTAAGTTCTCTAGAAA GAAGAAGCTACCAAAACCAATTGATTTGTCTGAGTTACttgatttcaatttgatttcacaaaatttcaacaatGACGGTGTTTTGCCAGAcggaattagggtttcgaaaGTTGATTCTTCTCCTGTGTTCTGCATCGATAATCGCCCTG GTTTTTACTTTATACCTGATGCATTGAGTTTAAAGGAGCAATGTAAATGGATTAAAGAGAGCTTGACGAGTTTTCCGCAGCCTCCGAATAGAACAAACCACAATGCAATTTACGGTCCtattgatgatttgtttgattcagCTAAAGAAAACAAGGTATTGGTTCAGGATGATCTTACCAACAACAAGTGGAAGTTCTATGAAGAAGTAGATATTGAAAAAGCAACACGAAGTAGTTGCAAATCAGTTTCAGCTTCAGTTCTTTTGAGGAAGCTTCGATGGAGCACTCTCGGTTTACAGTTCGATTGGTCCAAG CGTAACTATGATGTTTCTCTCCCTCATAACAACATCCCTGACGCACTCTGTCAACTAGCTAAGACACATGCCGCCATTGCAATGCCTGACGGAGAGGAATTTCGTCCAGAGGGGGCTATTGTAAACTATTTTGGCATAG GTGATACCCTTGGAGGCCACCTTGATGATATGGAAGCTGACTGGAGTAAACCCATAGTAAGCATGAG CTTGGGATGTAAAGCTATTTTCCTCTTAGGCGGAAAATCAAAAGACGATCCTCCTCATGCTATGTATCTCAGAAGTGGAGATGTTGTACTAATGGCTGGAGAAGCCAGAGAATGCTTTCACG gtaTACCCCGTATCTTTACGGGTGAAGAAAATGCGGATATTGGTGCACTTGAATCAGAATTGTCCCATGAGAGTGGACATTTTTTCGCAGAGTATATCAAAACTTCGAGGATCAACATAAACATCAGGCAAGTTTTCTGA